AGCTGTTTTTTTGGGGTTTACACTAGGTAAACCGATTGGAGTATTTATCTTCAGTTGGATAGCAGTATTAACAGGTATAGCTTTACGCCCAGCAAACTTAAGTTGGTTATTGTTACTGGCGGGAGGTTTTTTGGCAGGCATTGGTTTTACAATGGCGCTATTTATTGCCAATTTAGCTTTTAGCCCAACCCTAATTAATTCTGCCAAACTAGGGATTTTTTCAGCCTCATTATTTTCTGCAATATTAGGAATCTCACTGTTGAGCTTATGGGCTGTTTTTGGAAAAAATAAACTAAATAATTCAATGGATTACTAATTTAGTAAGGTTTTAACTTAACATAGTACCATGCCCACCTTCCTTAATTGCCCATTGATTAGATCGATTAGGTGCTATCTGCATGTTCTTTACAACCTCCAGTCGTCCACAATCTCAAGGAGAAGAAATTGCAAACAGCATCAGTCATGGAATCGGTTTGATTGCGGCATTGATTGGAACCCCATTTCTTATTTTCCATTCAGTAGAATATGGCGATGCTAGTATTATTGTTGGTGTCAGCATCTTTCTTTCGACAGTTATACTACTTTACCTATCATCTACACTTTATCATTCACTGCCCATGGGTAAGGCTAAGCGCGTTTTTCGGCTTATCGAACACTCAGCCATCTTTCTTCTTATTGCAGGCACATACACGCCTTTTGTCCTTGGTATACTACGTGGCACATGGGGGTGGACGCTATTCGGAGTCATTTGGGGACTTGCTGTAGTAGGAGTAGTCCTTAAGATATTGGAGAAAGCTCCTCATCCTATTATTTTTACAAGTCTTTATTTATTGATGGGGTGGATTATTGTTATCGCCCTTGATCCTTTGCTTGATACAATGACACCTACTGGTTTATTTTGGCTGATTGCTGGGGGCTTGTGCTATACAGTAGGAGTCATTTTTTTTGCCACAGACTCGCGCCTAAAGTATGGCCACTTCATCTGGCATTTGTTTGTTTTAGCAGGTACCACATGCCATTATTTCTCAGTACTTGGGTATATAATCTAATAAGCAAATTTATGCTTGTTCAACTGTTTTAAATCAGATGGAATAGCAAATAGGAGTAACTTGGTTAAGAAGCTATAAGCTTTAACTACTAATTAAAAGGAGTATGTTGCGAGATAAAAGTTCTATTTATCATTGTCCAATTTTTCCATTTCTTCTTTAATCCAGTGGTAAACCTTTGATTGAGATACGTTGTTAGCATGAAAGTTTCTATTGATTAGTTTTTCAATCACTAAAGCATCATCTTTTGAGTAGTTTTCTGATTTGGCAATCTTATTGATCAGGCTTAAGACTTCATAACCTTCATGTTTATTAAATAAATTCACACCTAAACTTCCTTTTAGTCTAGAATCGTTGGATTTTGTTTTCCAATGATATATATACTTTAACTCTCTTTTATTGATTACTGACATGATAATTCCTTTTTTATTGCTTTAAAATCCAAAAATTGACGGGGAAAAGTCAATTCATTTAATTAAGTATATACTAACAAATGAACTTTTACCCATTAATTTAGACTAATGTACGTAGTCTAAGCAGAATGAATTATGTAAAGCAGCCTCAAGTGTAAATGTAGATAAATACAATTATTGAGAGGTACCCTTTAGTTAAGAGCTTTCAATCGCCTGGTGAGAATTATATATGGAGCTACAGCCAATGAAAAAACTACAAAATAATGATGTGAAAGCTGTTCTTAACTTTTTAAATAGTTACTTTGTTACTCAAATAGAAGAAAAAAGAGTAGGGAAGTTGAATAGTGCAGAAAGTATGGCATGTGCAAGTATTTTGTTGGATATGAGTATGTACTTACTTGAGATATCTGAAGATACCGAAAATCACCACACAGCATTATGTTGGCTAAACAGGAAACTTTTGGCTGAAATTAGCGAACATATACAATACCAAGATCACTATCCTAATCGTTTATTAATAAATAATATCAAGTCGTTGCAAATGGGGATTGATGGGAGCAAGTAAATAGATAAAAGGCTGTTCTTTAATAGGTTCGACATATTTATAGGCTTTTTACATGATAGGCGGATTCAACTAATAAGTGCAACTCAACAACATCGCGGATGAGAGGGGCTATCTGCTATACTAGGCCGCTTCTCTTTTCCGCCAAGATTGGAGTTGCTAATGGCCGAGACCTACAAGCAGATAACCCTAGAAGAACGATATCAAATTTCAGCTTATTTGGCAGCAGGTTTTAGCCGCTCAGCTATCGCTGAACAGCTAGGACGCAGTAAAAGTAGTATTTCCAGAGAGATAAATCGTAACAAAGGCTTACGAGGTTATCGCCCCAAACAAGCCCATGAAAAAGCAATGGAACGCCGTCAGATGGCTTTTAAAGCAGTTAAAATGACACCAGAGCTTATCCATTTAATTGAAACAAAAATTCGCGAAGAGTGGAGCCCGGAGCAAGTATCAGGTTGGCTATTGGATGAGCATAATCTACAGCTGAGCCATGAGAGGATTTATCTGCATATATGGGACGAGAAGGCTCAGGGTGGAGATCTGTATAAACACCTGAGACGGCAAGGTAAAAAATACACCAAACGTTGCCATAGTAAAAATAGTCGAGGCCAAATCAAAAACCGGATAAGTATTGATGAAAGACCTGCGATAGTGGATGCTAAAACCCGTGTGGGTGACTGGGAAATTGACACTGTGATTGGTAAAGGGCATCAGGGGGTATTGGTTACTCTTGTTGAAAGAAAAACACTTTACACACTGGTTGCTCAAGTAGAAAGTAAGCAAGCAACCGTTGTAATAAAAGCGGCAATTGACCTGTTAATGCCATTTAAAGAACGTGTACATACGATAACAGCAGATAATGGAAAAGAGTTTGCGTTCCATGAAGAAATAGCTAAACAGCTACAGACCAAAGTGTATTTTGCTCATCCTTACCACTCATGGGAGCGGGGTGTAAACGAGAATACTAACGGTTTACTAAGGCAATATTTTCCGAAGAATACTAATTTAAAAAATATTACCCAAAAACAAATTGACGCGGTGGTTTATAAGCTTAACAATAGACCCCGTAAAACACTTGGATATAAAACACCTGAAGAGATGATAAATCGATCTCTTGCCAGGACATCGCATCAGTAGGGAAATTAAAAGGCGGAGTTGCACTTATTAGTTGAATCCGCCATATTTCTAATACGTTGGGTGACTTTAGAATAAATGATGCTTTCCATACTTAAAACTATTATATTATCAGGTGAATTATTTCTCAGTGTAACAACATTTTCTGAAACCATTGAGTTGGTAGATGGAACTATAATTTTTGGATATGTTAATTCACTCAATGGTGAGGTTTATTTAATGAATACGCCTAGCTTAGGGCAATTGCGGATAGAACAAAGGAAGTAAGGTGTGCTCAATCCGCAAAGGAAAAGTTATCTCTAGTACAGGAAATGATTTATCCAATTCTATTGTTAATATTCCTAAAGCAATGACCGCTATTCAAACATTACAGAATGACCCTCAGATGAAAGCTATACTTGCTGATTAGGAGCTTATGCGGCTGATTAGCAGGGGTGATCTCAATGCACTGCAAAGCAACCTTATTTTATGCCTAAAAATATTTAACCTTCCTGATAGGCTTTTTTCACTTCCTCGGCAATAATCTTCAAACCGTTAGCAACTTTTTCATCATCTTGTGAATAAGTAATGCGAATACACTCTTGTTGATGGCGCCAGTCATTATCATTGATACCTGGGAAAAAATAATGGCCTGATACCACAATAACCCCTTTATCTTTTAATCGTTCGTAAAGTTCTAGGCTGGTGATAGGGAGGTCTTTAAACCATAACCATAAAAACATAGCACCTTCGGGTTTATGGATATAGTAGTCGTAACCATCAAGAGCCTGGTGGATAGTATTTACCGCTTTTTCAACTTTCGTTTGATAAAACGGTTTAATAATTTCATTACTCATGGTCAAAATGCTGCTGTCTTTGACCATATCCATGGTTAATAAACTGCCAGTACTGTTAGTAGCTAAGCTCAAAATAGCATTGATTTTAGTGACTGATTCGATTACCGATTCATTGGCAATCACGATACCGGTTCGACAAGCGGGTAAGCCAAGTTTCGATAGGCTTAAGCACAGAATAATATTGTCATTCCAATAAGGGGTAGCTTCGGTAAAAATCAGGTTAGGGAAGGGGGTACCGTAAGCGCCATCAATAAATAAGGGAATGTCGTGTTGCTTGGCTAGTTTATCCAGATGCTCTATTTCTTGATCGGTTAATACATTACCTGTCGGGTTGGTAGGGCGTGATACACAAATAGCACCAGTGTTGTCAGTAACCTGTAAATTAGTAAAGTCGACATGGTATTTGAAGGTATGCTGGTCGATTAACTCAATGGAAGGGCGGTTAGCTGTAAAAAAATGCTCGCTTAAACCCGCATCAGCATAACCGATATACTCGGGTGCTAAAGGAAACAAAATTTGCTTTTGGCTGCCGTCCTGATACTGACCAGCAAACATATTAAATAACATAAAAAAGGCAGATTGGCTGCCGTTGGTCAAGGCAATGTTGCGGGTGGTTAAGCCCCAGCCAAACTGGCTGTTTAACAACTTAACCAGAGCATCAATAAATTCTTTCTCGCCTTGAGGAGGATCATAGGTGCCGATGAATCGGACAAATTCGCTATGATTATCAACAATCCGACGTAGCCGGGCTTTAAACACTTCCTCTACCTCAGGGATATGGGCAGGATTGCCGCCCCCCATCATTATCAAGGGCTGATCACTGGCAAGGGCATTGCCTAAGTCACTCATTAAAGATTGAATGCCCGTTTGGCCGGTAAATTTTTCTCCAAAATTGGATAGTTTCATTGCTTCCTCGAATAGTAGAGTTGTCTATCCTGCTATGTCGCTAATATACACTAGATGGCTTGGGTTTATACGTTTATACCGCTTATGTCGTTACCAGGCCCTAGTGTAGTCAGTATATCAGAAGTATTAACAAGTGAAATATCAGGTGTAGAGCAGTTAAAAAATGAAAACTACGCTATAGTCAAAGCGAATGGTTTTTAGGGGCGGCCGTCAAGCGATGAAGCCCTATGAGTTTATGTTTTTATAAATGAATAGGGTGAAGAGTGACGACAACAAACCCTAAAAATCATTCGAGAAGAGTATATATTCAGCTATGTGTAAGACGGGCGAGTAGTGGTTTCACTGATATGCAACAGTTAATATGCCGTTTGCTTGCTTTTTTAAACGTAATAATAAGTACCATGCTAATCATCAGTCGACCTGGGCTGGCTGAGAAAATTCGTTTATCTGTAGCAGACTGGCCACCTTACTATTATAAGACGCATCCTGCCGATGGTGAGCATGCCAAGATAATTAATCAATTATTCAAGCAGGTTGGATTAGAGGTTGAATATGTTTGGTATGATGACTGGAAAGCAGCCTTTAATACTGCAAAAGCAGGAAGACATCATGGTACGCCCTCCTGGCGGTGTAACTCAGAACGGGCAAAATATTTTAGTTTTACGTTGCCTATTTTTAATGACCCCTATGTTTTTTTTCATTTAGCTGATACGCCCTTTAATTGGGATCGTTATTCCCAATTGAAAGCCTGGGAGCCGATAGGGGTGACTGCCAGCTATTTTTATGGTGATGACTTTCATCAAGTGGTTGCTCAAGACCGTATTTACCTCCATCAAGTCAGAATTGATGTATTGATGTTCCGGCTGCTGCTCAGGGGACGCATTCAGCTAGCATTAATGACCCGAGATAATGGTCAGTCATTGATGAGGAGAGCCTTAACTCAGCAGCAACAAGCAAAAATCACTTATCATCCTACGCCTGTAACATACTCAATCAGTCATATTCTATTTTCAAAGCAATGGCTGGGTTACCAGGAACTAGTAGAATCAATTAACCAGCAGATTACTCAAAGTAAAGACTTATTTCCTGAAGATATTCAGGCGATTCAGCAGCAGTGGCAAGGGTGCAAGTAGCACCCTGATCTTGGTTGTTTCTCTGAGCTGGGGCCTGTTAACAGGCCCTAGTTAGATAGGCTGGGATACAGAGGCATTAAACTATGTTTTGCTGGTTTAGCCTGTTTAGTCGGTTTTAATTGCTTGATTTGTTGTTTAAAGGCTGCACAGTCAAACGGTAGGGATTGGTTGCCATATAATTGGTTATCCAATGCTTGCAAGTAGGCACTGAGAGCAGGGTTTTGCCAGCACTCATCAGTTTTTTGCAAATTTTGGATTTGGGGATTATCCAGCGCTTGCTGGCTCCACTGAACAAACAGTCGTCTAATTTCGGTTAAATTTTGTTGGTCACAACTATTCATTAAACCATTAAATAGTTTTTGGGTTGAAGCGTTTTCCACTGCTGGTGTATTTGAAAGTGTATTAGCGGTTTTGGGTTGTTGCTGTCGTTGCTGCCACCACAGGCCAAGGGTAATTAGCCAAAGTGTCGCAAATAACAGGGTAAACCATGGCCAAACCCCACTGGATAGAGGGGATGGTTTCGTCAATGTGGTGTTTATTTCTGGCTGGGTAGCCACGACAGAAGGCGTGGGTGCAGTAGCTGGCGCTGAAGGTGCTGTTGGTTGGGCCTGGCTGGTTGCAACAGGGGCTACGGTAATTTGCTTGGCTGGTAAAACTGCTTCTTCTATGGTTTGGCTAGTGGTATTAAACCAGCGATAGCGAATTTCGGGTAACTCGATAGTACCTGCTTGGGTAGGTACCAATGCAATGGATTCTATTCGTTGGCCAATAATACCCTGGTCAGTTGGGATATCCTTGGTTTGTGATTTATCAGGGTACAGTTTTACCCCATTTAATTCAGGGGTTGTTAGTGGAGGTAATTGAGCAGCGGTTAATCCCTCGGCTTTAATTTCAATGGTTCGAGTAACAGAGTCTCCCACTTTAAGTTGGCTGGTGTCTGTACTCCAATTTTCAGTGAGTGTCAGTTTTTGGGCTGGTAGCCAATGACCTTTAGCTGAGGCGGGAGGGGCTTTTACGGTTAATTTAATTTCTGGTGAATATTCTTCAACAGGCGTACCTATCTGGCGAGGAAACATATTAAATGGTGAATTTCTTCGACTTTGTGAAGCAACCGTACTGGTAAATTTAAGGGCTGGAATTAATATTTCACCACTTTCTTGAGGAAAAATAGCATACTTCAGCTCAAATACCCCATAACGCTGGCCATTGATAATGGTTTCATAATTTTTGACTTCCCCTAATTGCTGACTAATAACACTGGGAATGGTTAAGGGGGTTATCCGACTATCGTCGTACAGTGGAACAGAATGATAAATAAGGATAGTAAGCACCGCTTGTTCCTGAACAAAAACCTTCTCTTTATCCAGGCTGGCTTCGATAAAAACAGGTGAAACATTTTTACCTGATAATTGTTGGTTTGATCCTGCTGGTTTCACATCTAAGGTAATAGGCTTGGTTTTTTCCCCTCGCAAGCTGATTGGGGGAATCACCACATAGCCACTTTGTTTGGGTCTTAAGGTAATAATCCAGTCAGTCCAGGACTGGGTTTTGCCATTAACCGATTGATATTGGCTACGCTGGCTGCGTCCTAATACCGTGAATAATTCATGCAAAGGTGATAGGTCGGGTTCAGCACCAAACTCCTGTTTATCACTGCGTAGGGTGAGTTCAACCGTTTCATTCTGATTAATAATGGTCCTGTCCACAGAGGCGGTAAACTTTGCATGGCAGATTACTGACCAACCCATCAGTAACGTTGTCAGCCAGATTAGCGCTGATCTTTTTCGAGTTACCATTTGATTTCACTATCCGATTGTTGCTGTTGAAATTGTTTTAAACGCTGTTGATAGAGTAGTTTTCTTCTTAATAGACCACTGGGGTCATCAGGGATTCGCCTTAACCAGCCTTCTACTTGTTGTTTTTCCAGGCTATTGGCATCACTGTCCACCAGCTGCTGGGCCTGCTGTTGTGTATCCTGTTGTTCTGCCTCATCAGCCGATTGCTGGCTGAGTTGGCTTGCCTCTGATGACGGCTTGTCTTGGTCTTGTGCATCCTTTTCAACTGCTTGTTCTGTCTTTTGGCTACTGGACTCTGTCACTTGGTCATCCTGATCTTGCTGACCGCCTTGAGTTGCTTGGCTATTTTGCTGTGCCTGTTGGTTTTGCTGATCTGAAGACGGTTGACCTTGTTGTGAGTCCGACTGGCTTTGATCCTGCTGATTTTCACCTTGCTGATTATTGTTTTGAGCACTGTTTTGCTGCTGGTTGTTTTCCTGTTGTTGATTGTCCTGGCTGGACTGACCCTGGTTGTTCTGATCTTGGTTGTTTTGATTTTGGTTCGATTGCTGTTGGTTTTGCTGCTGTTGCTGTTGTTTTTTCAAGTCTTCCAGAATTTTTTTGTTCTGTTGAGCTTTTTCAAAGTCGGGGTTGAGCTTAAGGGCTTGCTCATAGGCGCTAATGGCTTCATCTATTTTACCTGCATAAGCTAATGCGTTGCCCTGGTTGTAAAAGCCTTCTGCGCCGCCTGTCTGCGCAAAGGACTGGGCCGCTTGTTCATATTGTTGGCTTTGGAATTGGCTGGTGCCTTTCCAGCCTGGGTTGGTAAATAGCTCGGCGGCACTGGCAGTATCGCCATTGGCTAATGCTTTGGCCCCCTGTTGATCGCGGGTTTGCCAAAGGTCTTGCCACCAGCCAGCAGAGGCGGGTTCTGGGAGGGCAAGGGGCACCAACAACACGGCCATTAACCAGCCCCGTCGGAATCCTATTAAAGCCAGTGGCACTAACAGCAGTAACAACCAATAACCTTGGTCATGCCACTCATCGAAGGTTTGTTCCACTTCCATGGTGTCAGCCAGGTTATCTGTCTCAGGTAACAGGCGTTCGATATCCTTATCAGTTAGGGTGATATCACTGTAGCGACCACCAAACTGCTGGGCTAAATCCGCCAGTTGATTCCGGTTCAGTTTGGCGATAACGATGGCACCCCGTTGATCTTTTAATAAGGTATTATTGACGCGAATAGGAGCACCTTCCTTAGTACCAATTCCTAAAATAGATAGCTGGTAGGGGGCATTTTTCAACTGTTGTTGAATAGTTTGCAGGGTTTCTTTTTCTAAACCATCAGTCATTAACAGAATATCGCCACTGCCTGCTTCACTATTATTAAGTAGCTCAAGTGCTTGGCTAATACCTCGATCTGCACGGCTGCCAGTGACTGGCATAATTTCTGGGCTGAGGGCTTTCACTAAATTAGCAATGGTTTGGCCGTCATCCGTTAAAGGGGCGATGGTGTAGGCTTCCCCTGCATAAGCCACCAAGCCGGTTAAACCTTCCTGCCGTTGCTTAAGTAAGTCACGTAATTTTCGTTTCGCCCGGGTTAGCCGGTTGGGTTTTAAATCATCAGCATAGAGTGACAGTGACATATCCAGCACAATCACTAAGGGTTGGGCAGACTTTTGTACGGGTAAGGTGACTTTTTGCCAGCTGGGGCCTGCTAGTGCAAGGGTGGCCAGTAGCCATGCTAGCAGCAATAAGGCTAGTGGCCAGCGCTTCATGGCAGCGCCCGACTCAGTCATTAAGTGTTTCAGCAAGTGGGCAGGAATCACCTGCTCCCACAGCCCCTGTTTTGGTTGGTAATACCAGAGCCCCCAAACCAGCAGACAGCCAGGGACTAGCAGTAGTAGCCAGAAAGGGCGAATAAAGTGAAAGTCAGCAAGCTCCATCATTAGCACCTTCATTCATTGCCAAGTAAATTTGCCACATCAGCATGAGATTGTTGTTTTGTTGAAGTGGCTGTCAAACGATTGGAAAGGCTGGGCCAGAGACGACTGAGGGTCAGGCCGAAGCTAAGTAACAGCGCAGCTGCCAAAGGCCAGTGATATAAGCTTTTGCTGGGGCGAAAGGTTTGATCCTGTTGGGAAACTGGTTCCAGCTCATCTAGTAGGGTATAGATTTTATTTAGCTCCTCACTATTTTTGGCTCGAAAATACTGGCCTTGGGTTTTATCTGCCATGGCTTTAAGGGTTTTTTCATCTAGGTCAATGGAAGGGTTGACCCGTCTTGCCCCAAAGCTGGTGCCGAAAACACCAGGTAAGATCATTTCATCAGCACCCACGCCAATGGTATAAATTTTGATGCCTTCTTTGGCTGCCAGCTCGGCTGCTTGAATGGGGGTGACTTCACCCGCGGTATTGGCTCCATCGGTTAATAGGATCAATACTCGACTATCCGTTGGGCGTTTACGTAGTTGTTTAACGCCTAACCCGACGGCATCGCCAATAGCGGTATTTTTACCTGCCATACCAATTAATGCTTCATCAAGCAGGGTGGTGACTGTGCTTAAGTCGTAGGTCATGGGGGCTTGCAAATAGGCTTGACTACCAAACAAAATCAGTCCCAGTCGATCCCCTTTACGGCGGGCGATGAAATCTTGTAATACCGCTTTGACCACCGTGAGCCGGTCAACCTGCTTACCCTTCAGCTTTAAATCCTGGTGTTCCATACTACCGGACAAGTCCACAGCCAACATGAGCTCACGGCTACTGGTGGGTAAGGAAATAGGCTTGCCCACCCAACGGGGCTGGGCTAGTGCCATTAACACCAATAACCAGATGAAGATAACCAACAGTTGTTGTAATCGGTTAGCTTGGGTGCTTTGCTGATGTACGTCAGTTGCACTGGCCAAACTTTGATAAAAAGGCACGCGAATCGCTGCCTGTTGCTGCTTGGCAGGCGGCGTTAGCCAATACACTAAAGCGGGTAGGGGCACTAATAACAATACCCAAGGCCAGTTAAACTCAAACATGATGATTGATCCAACGATAAGTAAAGTCTTTGAGTTTGTCTGCCGGACAAGTCGGCTGGGGTTGATATTGACCAATGCCAAAAAAGCCATCCGGTAGTTGCACTGGGTGGTTGGGCTGATGGCTCACTAAAAACTGGTGCCATAGATCACCCGTTAGTCCAGCAACCTGGCTGCGACCATAGGCGGTCATTG
Above is a window of Spartinivicinus poritis DNA encoding:
- a CDS encoding IS30 family transposase, with product MAETYKQITLEERYQISAYLAAGFSRSAIAEQLGRSKSSISREINRNKGLRGYRPKQAHEKAMERRQMAFKAVKMTPELIHLIETKIREEWSPEQVSGWLLDEHNLQLSHERIYLHIWDEKAQGGDLYKHLRRQGKKYTKRCHSKNSRGQIKNRISIDERPAIVDAKTRVGDWEIDTVIGKGHQGVLVTLVERKTLYTLVAQVESKQATVVIKAAIDLLMPFKERVHTITADNGKEFAFHEEIAKQLQTKVYFAHPYHSWERGVNENTNGLLRQYFPKNTNLKNITQKQIDAVVYKLNNRPRKTLGYKTPEEMINRSLARTSHQ
- a CDS encoding VWA domain-containing protein; the encoded protein is MMELADFHFIRPFWLLLLVPGCLLVWGLWYYQPKQGLWEQVIPAHLLKHLMTESGAAMKRWPLALLLLAWLLATLALAGPSWQKVTLPVQKSAQPLVIVLDMSLSLYADDLKPNRLTRAKRKLRDLLKQRQEGLTGLVAYAGEAYTIAPLTDDGQTIANLVKALSPEIMPVTGSRADRGISQALELLNNSEAGSGDILLMTDGLEKETLQTIQQQLKNAPYQLSILGIGTKEGAPIRVNNTLLKDQRGAIVIAKLNRNQLADLAQQFGGRYSDITLTDKDIERLLPETDNLADTMEVEQTFDEWHDQGYWLLLLLVPLALIGFRRGWLMAVLLVPLALPEPASAGWWQDLWQTRDQQGAKALANGDTASAAELFTNPGWKGTSQFQSQQYEQAAQSFAQTGGAEGFYNQGNALAYAGKIDEAISAYEQALKLNPDFEKAQQNKKILEDLKKQQQQQQNQQQSNQNQNNQDQNNQGQSSQDNQQQENNQQQNSAQNNNQQGENQQDQSQSDSQQGQPSSDQQNQQAQQNSQATQGGQQDQDDQVTESSSQKTEQAVEKDAQDQDKPSSEASQLSQQSADEAEQQDTQQQAQQLVDSDANSLEKQQVEGWLRRIPDDPSGLLRRKLLYQQRLKQFQQQQSDSEIKW
- a CDS encoding BatD family protein encodes the protein MVTRKRSALIWLTTLLMGWSVICHAKFTASVDRTIINQNETVELTLRSDKQEFGAEPDLSPLHELFTVLGRSQRSQYQSVNGKTQSWTDWIITLRPKQSGYVVIPPISLRGEKTKPITLDVKPAGSNQQLSGKNVSPVFIEASLDKEKVFVQEQAVLTILIYHSVPLYDDSRITPLTIPSVISQQLGEVKNYETIINGQRYGVFELKYAIFPQESGEILIPALKFTSTVASQSRRNSPFNMFPRQIGTPVEEYSPEIKLTVKAPPASAKGHWLPAQKLTLTENWSTDTSQLKVGDSVTRTIEIKAEGLTAAQLPPLTTPELNGVKLYPDKSQTKDIPTDQGIIGQRIESIALVPTQAGTIELPEIRYRWFNTTSQTIEEAVLPAKQITVAPVATSQAQPTAPSAPATAPTPSVVATQPEINTTLTKPSPLSSGVWPWFTLLFATLWLITLGLWWQQRQQQPKTANTLSNTPAVENASTQKLFNGLMNSCDQQNLTEIRRLFVQWSQQALDNPQIQNLQKTDECWQNPALSAYLQALDNQLYGNQSLPFDCAAFKQQIKQLKPTKQAKPAKHSLMPLYPSLSN
- a CDS encoding vWA domain-containing protein — protein: MFEFNWPWVLLLVPLPALVYWLTPPAKQQQAAIRVPFYQSLASATDVHQQSTQANRLQQLLVIFIWLLVLMALAQPRWVGKPISLPTSSRELMLAVDLSGSMEHQDLKLKGKQVDRLTVVKAVLQDFIARRKGDRLGLILFGSQAYLQAPMTYDLSTVTTLLDEALIGMAGKNTAIGDAVGLGVKQLRKRPTDSRVLILLTDGANTAGEVTPIQAAELAAKEGIKIYTIGVGADEMILPGVFGTSFGARRVNPSIDLDEKTLKAMADKTQGQYFRAKNSEELNKIYTLLDELEPVSQQDQTFRPSKSLYHWPLAAALLLSFGLTLSRLWPSLSNRLTATSTKQQSHADVANLLGNE
- a CDS encoding substrate-binding periplasmic protein — its product is MTTTNPKNHSRRVYIQLCVRRASSGFTDMQQLICRLLAFLNVIISTMLIISRPGLAEKIRLSVADWPPYYYKTHPADGEHAKIINQLFKQVGLEVEYVWYDDWKAAFNTAKAGRHHGTPSWRCNSERAKYFSFTLPIFNDPYVFFHLADTPFNWDRYSQLKAWEPIGVTASYFYGDDFHQVVAQDRIYLHQVRIDVLMFRLLLRGRIQLALMTRDNGQSLMRRALTQQQQAKITYHPTPVTYSISHILFSKQWLGYQELVESINQQITQSKDLFPEDIQAIQQQWQGCK
- the trhA gene encoding PAQR family membrane homeostasis protein TrhA: MFFTTSSRPQSQGEEIANSISHGIGLIAALIGTPFLIFHSVEYGDASIIVGVSIFLSTVILLYLSSTLYHSLPMGKAKRVFRLIEHSAIFLLIAGTYTPFVLGILRGTWGWTLFGVIWGLAVVGVVLKILEKAPHPIIFTSLYLLMGWIIVIALDPLLDTMTPTGLFWLIAGGLCYTVGVIFFATDSRLKYGHFIWHLFVLAGTTCHYFSVLGYII
- a CDS encoding valine--pyruvate transaminase, coding for MKLSNFGEKFTGQTGIQSLMSDLGNALASDQPLIMMGGGNPAHIPEVEEVFKARLRRIVDNHSEFVRFIGTYDPPQGEKEFIDALVKLLNSQFGWGLTTRNIALTNGSQSAFFMLFNMFAGQYQDGSQKQILFPLAPEYIGYADAGLSEHFFTANRPSIELIDQHTFKYHVDFTNLQVTDNTGAICVSRPTNPTGNVLTDQEIEHLDKLAKQHDIPLFIDGAYGTPFPNLIFTEATPYWNDNIILCLSLSKLGLPACRTGIVIANESVIESVTKINAILSLATNSTGSLLTMDMVKDSSILTMSNEIIKPFYQTKVEKAVNTIHQALDGYDYYIHKPEGAMFLWLWFKDLPITSLELYERLKDKGVIVVSGHYFFPGINDNDWRHQQECIRITYSQDDEKVANGLKIIAEEVKKAYQEG